A portion of the Panthera tigris isolate Pti1 chromosome E1, P.tigris_Pti1_mat1.1, whole genome shotgun sequence genome contains these proteins:
- the EVI2B gene encoding protein EVI2B, with the protein MDPKYFILILFCGHLSDTFLLTTEDITTESPVFISSRLNVSANSQNTTGNPWSQPTEFSHVSSAQPISTAKVAAGQSIPGAYAPSEKPAAHTSAGQPPASNITRQPIPTANASSRQTVLPVLTSAGQLPPSAHTSTKQLPPFLYTSTQQPSSIHTSSGKPILPTVHNPSIPPTPSVKSSQRVTPGFNLETTSNTNIPRETNSNLIAATLVGVILTSMFVAIIMIVLWKCLRKPVSHDQNWAGRSPFADGETPDICLDNFRENEVPVKRTSIVSLMPWKPSKNTLLADDLEIKLFESSEHIGDSNNPKTEKIKDQVNGTSEESAGGSTIGTAVSSSDDADYPPPSPLLDLEGQESNQSNKPTMTIISPLPNESTNLPPSLDCLNQVCEGYNSEFEQSFPPPPDSFHLPPAPEDFMKNQEDSNNEIQGQEFSIPPDSGQDHSESLPPPPEELL; encoded by the coding sequence ATGGATCCCAAATATTtcatcttaattttgttttgtggaCACCTCAGTGATACATTTCTCTTAACAACAGAAGACATTACAACAGAGTCTCCTGTATTTATATCATCAAGGCTCAATGTCTCAGCTAATTCTCAAAACACAACAGGGAATCCTTGGAGTCAACCAACAGAATTCAGCCATGTTTCTTCTGCACAACCAATATCAACTGCCAAAGTTGCTGCTGGACAATCAATACCAGGGGCCTATGCTCCTTCTGAAAAACCGGCAGCGCACACTTCTGCCGGGCAACCACCTGCCTCTAACATCACCAGACAACCAATACCAACGGCCAACGCCTCCTCCCGACAAACAGTACTCCCTGTGCTTACCTCTGCCGGACAACTACCGCCATCTGCCCATACTTCTACCAAACAACTGCCGCCATTTCTCTACACTTCCACTCAACAACCATCATCTATCCACACGTCTTCTGGAAAACCAATACTACCAACTGTTCATAATCCATCTATACCACCAACCCCAAGTGTCAAAAGTTCACAGAGGGTGACTCCAGGATTCAACCTAGAAACTACCAGTAACACAAATATCCCACGTGAAACCAATTCTAATTTGATAGCTGCCACATTAGTGGGTGTAATTCTGACGTCTATGTTTGTAGCTATAATCATGATTGTGCTATGGAAATGCTTGAGAAAACCAGTTTCACATGATCAGAATTGGGCAGGTAGGTCTCCATTTGCCGATGGTGAAACCCCCGACATCTGTTTGGATAACTTTAGAGAAAATGAAGTACCCGTGAAAAGGACATCAATTGTTTCACTTATGCCCTGGAAACCAAGCAAAAACACACTCTTAGCAGATGACTTAGAAATTAAGTTGTTTGAATCAAGTGAACACATTGGAGATTCCAACAACcccaaaacagagaaaataaaagatcagGTAAATGGTACATCAGAGGAGAGTGCTGGGGGATCAACGATCGGCACTGCTGTTTCTTCTTCAGATGATGCAGATTATCCACCACCTTCCCCACTTCTTGATTTGGAAGGACAGGAGAGTAACCAATCCAACAAACCCACAATGACAATTATATCTCCTCTTCCAAATGAGTCCACCAATCTCCCACCATCTCTGGACTGTCTCAATCAAGTCTGTGAAGGTTACAATTCTGAGTTTGAACAATCATTTCCACCTCCTCCCGACTCATTTCACTTGCCCCCGGCACCAGAAGATTTCATGAAAAACCAGGAAGATTCCAACAATGAGATCCAGGGTCAGGAATTCTCTATTCCTCCCGACTCTGGTCAAGACCACAGTGAATCCTTGCCACCCCCACCTGAAGAACTGTTATAA
- the EVI2A gene encoding protein EVI2A yields MDMEHVGHYLHLAFVMTTAFSLCPGTKANYTHLWANSTTVWDPDIQNKTGRNQNENMNTNPTTSAVDKKSNSTNMTEIATSSPVLPLTPKSELEIYIPSVVRNSSPTVPSIKNTSKSPHEIFKKGVCEENNNKMAMLICLIIIAVLFLICTLLFLSTVVLANKVSSLRRSKQVGKRQPRTNGDFLASSGLWPAESDTWKRAQQLTGPNLMMQSTGTLTATRDRKDEGGTEKLTN; encoded by the coding sequence ATGGACATGGAACACGTAGGACATTACCTGCATCTTGCCTTTGTGATGACAACAGCTTTTTCTTTGTGTCCTGGAACAAAAGCAAACTATACCCATCTGTGGGCTAACAGTACTACTGTCTGGGATCCAGATATTCAAAATAAGACGGGcagaaaccaaaatgaaaacatgaacacAAACCCTACAACTTCTGCAGTAGATAAAAAGAGTAATTCTACAAACATGACTGAAATCGCCACGTCATCTCCTGTCCTACCTCTAACTCCTAAATCGGAACTGGAGATTTATATACCTTCTGTTGTCAGGAACAGCTCTCCAACAGTACCGAGCATCAAAAACACAAGCAAGAGTCCccatgaaattttcaaaaaagggGTCTgtgaggaaaacaacaacaaaatggctATGCTAATTTGCTTAATTATAATTGCAGTGCTTTTTCTTATCTGCACCCTCCTATTTCTTTCGACTGTAGTTCTGGCAAACAAAGTCTCATCCCTCAGACGATCAAAACAAGTAGGCAAGCGTCAGCCGAGAACCAACGGCGATTTTCTGGCAAGCAGTGGTCTATGGCCTGCTGAATCAGACACTTGGAAAAGAGCACAACAGCTCACAGGGCCCAACCTAATGATGCAATCTACTGGAACTCTCACAGCTACAAGGGACAGAAAAGATGAAGGAGGAACTGAAAAACTCACCAACTAA